A window of the Brassica oleracea var. oleracea cultivar TO1000 chromosome C1, BOL, whole genome shotgun sequence genome harbors these coding sequences:
- the LOC106336482 gene encoding uncharacterized protein LOC106336482, whose translation MNCLSHMLNNAARQNRFRYHTNCSPPKLTHLSFADDLLIFIDGSINSVQQVLQVLKEFEMRYGLAVSMQKTCFYASGMTGVETDLIQASTGMSLGSLPFRYLGVPLNSNKLSLVNCEPLIHQIKTRFSCWSVKSLSFSWRLLFIKTVIAGITTFWCSAFVLPKACINRINSLCSIFLWKGAIEGHNSARVSWETVVLTKRQGGLGVKDLLTWNRACTLRLLWLLFFRPESVWVQWFKEVILKGSVHNYWSISPKQSYSWLVNKLLKLKTVVYPLIKLRLENGETARFWTDNWTPFGDLHTFLSGYNSRLGIHQQATVSSLYSNGSWQIPPARSEAQLQLYAYLTTLQLTENQDYYEWEVNAQVLRSFKTGVLYDYLTEPKPDVVWHKVIWISRPIPRHSFHALLVIQNRLPTRDRLISWGLQTVDRCLLCNSNPESRDHLFLSCNYSTDLWNIIARRLHIRSITTWQDTLDQMLSLPPPVHQRNLTLQAWQSTLYWLWTERNARLHSNTFRSVDQLFKLIDRQLRNKLQSFREENPARSSLMMQSWLRFS comes from the coding sequence ATGAACTGTCTCTCTCATATGCTGAACAATGCCGCACGCCAGAATAGATTCAGATACCACACCAACTGCTCTCCCCCTAAACTCACTCATCTATCGTTTGCTGATGATCTACTCATCTTCATAGATGGCTCCATCAACTCTGTCCAGCAAGTCCTGCAAGTCTTAAAAGAGTTTGAAATGAGGTATGGTTTGGCAGTGAGTATGCAAAAGACTTGTTTCTATGCTTCAGGAATGACGGGGGTAGAAACAGACCTGATTCAAGCCTCCACTGGAATGAGTCTTGGCTCTCTCCCTTTTCGTTATCTGGGGGTCCCTTTGAACTCCAACAAGCTGTCTCTTGTCAACTGTGAGCCATTGATCCATCAAATCAAAACCCGGTTCTCCTGCTGGTCGGTGAAGTCACTCTCTTTCTCTTGGAGGTTACTTTTTATTAAAACGGTCATTGCAGGAATAACAACTTTCTGGTGCTCTGCATTTGTCCTCCCAAAGGCATGTATCAACCGCATTAATTCGCTGTGTAGTATTTTCCTGTGGAAAGGAGCCATAGAAGGTCACAATTCAGCTCGCGTGTCTTGGGAAACTGTGGTTTTGACAAAAAGACAGGGAGGTCTTGGTGTCAAGGACTTACTTACTTGGAATAGAGCGTGCACTTTGCGTCTCTTATGGCTCCTCTTCTTCAGACCAGAGTCGGTATGGGTGCAGTGGTTCAAAGAGGTGATACTCAAAGGATCTGTGCATAACTACTGGTCAATATCACCGAAGCAATCTTACTCGTGGCTGGTAAATAAGTTGTTGAAGCTAAAGACAGTGGTCTATCCCTTGATCAAGCTACGGCTAGAAAATGGGGAAACTGCAAGATTCTGGACTGATAATTGGACTCCCTTTGGAGATCTTCACACTTTCTTGTCGGGGTATAATTCGAGATTGGGGATTCATCAGCAAGCCACAGTCTCATCGTTATACTCTAATGGATCATGGCAAATTCCGCCTGCAAGATCAGAGGCTCAACTTCAACTATATGCGTATCTAACAACACTGCAGCTGACAGAGAATCAAGATTACTACGAATGGGAAGTCAATGCTCAAGTACTAAGAAGCTTTAAAACAGGTGTGCTATATGATTACCTGACTGAACCGAAACCAGATGTAGTTTGGCATAAGGTGATATGGATATCCAGACCAATTCCTCGACACAGCTTCCATGCCTTGCTTGTAATTCAGAACAGACTACCGACAAGAGACAGACTGATCAGCTGGGGGCTCCAAACTGTGGATCGCTGTCTCCTCTGCAATTCAAATCCAGAATCTAGGGATCATCTTTTCCTCTCCTGCAATTACAGTACTGACTTGTGGAATATTATAGCTAGGAGACTGCATATTCGGTCTATCACGACTTGGCAAGACACTCTGGATCAGATGCTGTCGCTTCCACCTCCAGTTCATCAGAGAAACCTCACTCTCCAAGCTTGGCAATCGACTCTTTACTGGCTATGGACAGAGCGTAATGCACGACTTCATTCAAACACCTTCAGGTCAGTGGACCAGCTCTTCAAATTGATTGACAGGCAGCTTAGGAACAAGCTCCAAAGCTTTAGAGAAGAAAACCCAGCTCGATCTTCGCTCATGATGCAGAGCTGGTTACGCTTCTCGTGA